One window of Thermoanaerobaculia bacterium genomic DNA carries:
- a CDS encoding metallophosphoesterase translates to MAPLCFFASDLHGSSERYRKLTGAIRREMPSAVFLGGDLLPHGIKTLAGMEDNSHAFIEDFLAPLFTELRQEMRDTFPRIFLILGNDDGRFEEHRILEYEAAGLWAYIHDRFADWETYSLFGYAFIPPSPFRLKDWEKYDVSRYVDPGCVSPEDGARTIPVPPSTVRYGTMAEDLTRLTDGRDMTTTIALFHAPPYQTHLDRAGLDGKMVDHVPLDVHIGSIAIKRFIEERQPLLSLHGHVHESTRLTGEWKIQIGRTWAFNAAHDGPELALVIFDPEQLEAADRILV, encoded by the coding sequence ATGGCACCTCTCTGCTTCTTTGCCTCCGATCTCCACGGCTCGTCCGAACGTTACCGGAAATTAACCGGCGCCATTCGCAGAGAAATGCCGTCGGCCGTCTTTCTCGGGGGCGATCTCCTTCCCCATGGGATTAAAACCCTCGCTGGAATGGAGGACAACAGCCATGCTTTCATCGAAGATTTTCTCGCCCCCCTCTTCACAGAACTGCGCCAGGAAATGCGGGATACATTTCCACGCATCTTTCTTATCCTGGGAAACGATGATGGAAGGTTCGAGGAACATCGGATTCTGGAATATGAGGCGGCTGGTCTCTGGGCCTATATTCATGACCGATTCGCAGACTGGGAAACATACTCTCTTTTTGGATACGCCTTCATTCCTCCTTCACCTTTTCGCCTGAAAGACTGGGAAAAATATGACGTTTCCCGGTACGTCGATCCCGGCTGTGTTTCACCCGAGGATGGCGCCCGCACCATTCCCGTACCTCCTTCCACCGTACGGTATGGAACGATGGCTGAAGATCTGACCCGCCTCACCGATGGCCGGGATATGACAACAACAATCGCACTCTTTCATGCTCCACCCTATCAGACCCACCTGGATCGCGCAGGACTGGACGGAAAGATGGTCGATCATGTCCCTCTGGACGTCCACATCGGCAGCATTGCGATCAAGCGATTCATCGAAGAGAGGCAGCCTCTTCTCAGCCTTCATGGCCATGTCCACGAGTCCACCCGGCTCACGGGAGAATGGAAAATCCAGATTGGGAGGACCTGGGCGTTCAACGCGGCTCACGATGGCCCGGAACTGGCCCTCGTCATCTTTGATCCGGAACAGCTCGAAGCAGCCGATCGAATTCTGGTTTAG
- a CDS encoding PEP/pyruvate-binding domain-containing protein yields the protein MTPDEIHADRLLKDLQERAKELRCLYEVEEILNRHDLPFDTMLRNIIGVIPPGWQYPEVCQAEIIFEDQVYRSDPFVETSCVQTRPIEIQGEPKGSISVSYRKQVPKTDGKVFLKEEEKLISTISDRIGQTIFLRKMRESMSEWKRVEEELTEKKHDEWRIVVEMIRRSDRKLYNYVTRKMLLYLCINGVESAKHMLQSLGGSHEGDEEQIMDEMNVPSEKQAIDRFFEQGDAIFSMASENLSESEILSSLQRWMQEDKSRIFVKTIDNPNTSLTQVIDVLTQYSYAELESIELSPPVEKGLRVSLVRRFFSDHLDFINVAKNFLSVWDYITLVKQIIYPADSHGKLGGKSAGLFLAQKVLQSSSENKELFASLKVPKTWYIASDGLLNFLDYNNLEEVYEQKYKDIDEVRLEYPNMIQVFKNSHFPPEILKGLSMAIDEIGECPIIVRSSSLLEDRMGAAFSGKYKSLFLANQGSKNERLAALTDAIAEVYASTFAPDPIQYRIERGLLDFHEEMGIMIQEVVGTRIGPYFIPSFAGVAFSRNEFRWSPRIKREDGLLRMVPGLGTRAVDRVADDYPVLLAPGNPNLRVNTSPEEVARYSSKRIDVINLEKNSFETLHIHDFLARYGTEIPGIQNIISVYQDDTLHAPTSLLGIDFERHNLVVTCQGLVERTPFIRQIRTILTKLEETIGTPVDIEFAHDGKDLYLLQCRPQSSQKDIAPSPIPQDIPEKSIVFSGNRHVSNGVVPEITHVVYIDGRTYNALGNLSDLRDVGRAVGQLNKILPKRKFILMGPGRWGSRGDIKLGVSVTYADINNTAMLIEIAQKTGNYTPELSFGTHFFQDLVETSIRYLPLYPDESEVHFDEIFLMKSRNIFKDLLPEFSHLENTIRVIDVQRESEGKILKILMNADLDQALAYLTEPSQAVSLPERELVSAEVPHDDYWRWRLRMAERIASNIDPERFGVEGFYVFGSTKNASAGPSSDIDLLIHFRGTAEQRLLLQHWLEGWSLTLAEINYVRTGYRSDGLLDVHIVTDEDIANKNSFAVKIGAVTDPARPLTLGSR from the coding sequence ATGACCCCAGATGAGATCCATGCCGACCGTCTTCTGAAGGATCTGCAGGAACGGGCCAAAGAGTTGCGGTGCCTTTACGAAGTAGAAGAGATTCTCAACCGGCACGATCTTCCGTTCGATACAATGTTGCGCAACATTATCGGGGTGATTCCCCCCGGATGGCAATATCCGGAAGTATGCCAGGCGGAGATAATCTTTGAAGATCAGGTCTACCGTTCCGACCCATTCGTTGAAACTTCCTGCGTCCAGACACGACCGATTGAAATCCAGGGAGAACCCAAAGGATCTATTTCCGTCTCCTATCGGAAGCAGGTTCCCAAAACAGACGGAAAGGTCTTTCTCAAGGAAGAAGAAAAGCTGATTTCGACGATCTCAGATCGCATCGGACAGACGATCTTTCTGCGAAAGATGCGGGAATCCATGAGCGAATGGAAGCGAGTGGAAGAAGAGCTCACGGAAAAGAAACATGATGAATGGCGCATCGTGGTGGAAATGATTCGGAGGTCCGATCGTAAGCTGTACAACTACGTCACCCGAAAAATGCTTCTCTACCTTTGCATCAACGGAGTGGAATCCGCGAAGCATATGCTTCAGTCCCTTGGAGGAAGCCATGAGGGAGATGAAGAGCAGATCATGGATGAGATGAATGTCCCCAGCGAAAAACAGGCGATCGATCGTTTTTTTGAACAGGGGGATGCCATCTTCTCGATGGCTTCGGAAAATTTAAGTGAAAGTGAAATTCTTTCTTCGCTCCAGAGATGGATGCAGGAAGACAAATCGAGAATCTTCGTAAAAACCATTGACAACCCCAACACGTCCCTGACTCAGGTCATCGATGTTCTGACTCAATACAGCTATGCGGAGCTGGAATCCATCGAACTTTCTCCTCCCGTGGAAAAGGGATTAAGAGTATCCCTGGTGCGCAGGTTTTTTTCCGACCACCTGGACTTTATCAACGTAGCCAAAAACTTTCTAAGTGTCTGGGATTACATTACTCTGGTCAAGCAGATCATCTATCCTGCCGACAGCCATGGGAAACTGGGGGGCAAAAGTGCCGGTCTCTTCCTGGCTCAGAAGGTCCTGCAATCCAGCTCGGAGAATAAGGAGCTCTTCGCCAGTCTGAAGGTCCCCAAGACATGGTACATCGCAAGCGACGGACTTCTGAATTTCTTGGACTACAACAACCTGGAGGAAGTATACGAGCAGAAATACAAGGATATTGACGAGGTCAGGCTGGAATACCCCAATATGATCCAGGTCTTTAAGAACTCGCACTTTCCGCCTGAAATATTAAAAGGCCTTTCCATGGCGATTGACGAGATCGGGGAGTGCCCCATTATTGTTCGTTCCTCCAGCCTCCTGGAAGATCGAATGGGTGCCGCCTTTTCAGGAAAGTACAAGAGTCTCTTCCTGGCGAACCAGGGTTCGAAAAATGAGCGGCTGGCCGCACTGACCGATGCTATTGCTGAAGTCTATGCCTCTACCTTTGCTCCGGATCCCATTCAATATCGGATTGAGCGGGGGCTCCTTGATTTCCATGAAGAAATGGGAATCATGATCCAGGAAGTCGTCGGTACCCGAATCGGACCCTATTTCATTCCCTCCTTTGCCGGTGTTGCCTTTTCAAGGAATGAATTCCGCTGGTCTCCTCGAATCAAAAGGGAAGATGGTCTCCTGCGGATGGTACCCGGTCTTGGTACCCGGGCCGTGGACCGTGTGGCCGATGATTACCCCGTTCTGCTCGCACCGGGGAATCCCAATCTGCGGGTCAACACCTCACCGGAAGAAGTGGCCCGCTACTCCAGCAAGCGAATCGATGTGATCAACCTTGAAAAGAACAGCTTCGAAACCCTTCACATCCACGACTTTCTTGCCAGATATGGAACCGAGATTCCCGGAATACAGAATATTATTTCCGTTTACCAGGACGACACGCTTCACGCGCCTACTTCCCTGCTGGGCATCGATTTTGAGCGCCATAACCTTGTTGTCACCTGCCAGGGTCTCGTGGAACGAACTCCCTTTATTCGACAGATCCGGACGATTCTTACCAAGCTGGAGGAAACGATCGGCACTCCCGTTGATATTGAATTTGCCCACGACGGGAAGGACCTTTACCTCCTTCAATGTCGGCCTCAGAGTTCTCAGAAGGACATAGCGCCGTCACCGATTCCCCAGGACATACCAGAGAAATCCATTGTTTTTTCAGGAAACCGGCACGTCAGTAATGGGGTTGTCCCTGAAATCACCCACGTGGTTTACATCGATGGCAGGACATACAATGCCCTGGGAAACCTCTCTGATTTAAGGGATGTCGGCCGTGCGGTCGGGCAGCTGAACAAGATCCTCCCCAAACGAAAATTCATCCTTATGGGGCCCGGGCGGTGGGGAAGCCGGGGTGACATCAAGCTGGGTGTCAGTGTTACGTATGCGGATATTAATAACACGGCCATGCTGATTGAAATTGCACAGAAAACAGGGAATTACACGCCCGAACTCTCCTTTGGCACGCACTTTTTCCAGGATCTTGTCGAGACCTCCATTCGTTATCTTCCCCTGTATCCGGATGAATCGGAGGTGCACTTTGACGAGATTTTCCTGATGAAATCCAGGAATATTTTCAAGGATCTTCTACCAGAATTTTCCCATCTGGAGAACACAATCCGGGTCATAGATGTCCAGAGAGAGAGCGAAGGGAAAATCCTCAAGATCCTGATGAACGCAGATCTGGATCAGGCCCTGGCCTATCTGACCGAACCCAGCCAGGCTGTATCCCTCCCGGAGCGAGAGCTGGTTTCCGCTGAGGTACCTCACGACGACTACTGGCGATGGCGACTTCGAATGGCCGAGCGTATTGCGTCCAACATTGATCCGGAACGCTTCGGTGTGGAGGGGTTTTACGTGTTTGGATCGACGAAAAACGCCTCTGCGGGTCCTTCGAGCGATATCGACCTGCTGATCCATTTTCGGGGTACGGCAGAACAACGCCTGCTGCTCCAGCACTGGCTGGAGGGGTGGAGTCTCACACTGGCGGAGATTAACTATGTGCGGACAGGATATCGTAGTGATGGTCTGCTGGATGTTCATATTGTGACGGATGAAGATATCGCGAACAAGAACAGTTTTGCAGTAAAGATCGGCGCGGTGACCGATCCTGCACGTCCGCTGACACTGGGCTCGCGCTAA
- a CDS encoding PEP/pyruvate-binding domain-containing protein produces the protein MTESSSPSSGILIPPFDRKFFSGEETLTAIGEGELGGKAHGLAQIKDFIFEHFSRKPFPDIVVDVPRLTVITTRYFDLFMEQNRLYDLALTDLPDERMAHHFLKAALPPDLLGDLRALTENLHVPLAVRSSSLLEDSLDCPFAGVYETKMVPNNQSSSDERFRKLTEAVKFVYASTFFNQAKDYMRATGNAPESEKMAVIIQEVVGLRHGDRFYPNLAGVGRSYNFYPFGHAEPEDGVANLALGLGKSIVDGSLVWTYSPAYPNTGPPFNSINDMLKNTQTTFWAVNMGKPKTYNPLHETEYLIQSDLSEAEYDNTLKYVASTLDPKSGRISIGTGMKGPRIINFSPLLQAELIPFNDLLRSVLEVCESSTGAKVEIEFAMTFDRDRKGAGRFGLLQVRPMGVSDEIVELVDEEFSGDRVLLASAAAMGNGVERSLQTIVYVKPDGFDFKYTVRVARELEQVNRDLILKGVSYLLIGFGRWGSSDSWLGIPVNWGQISGSRVIVEATFAERPVDLSQGSHFFHNISNLQVKYLSVPAGSGIDWDWLKSQPAEYDGEFVRCVTLSEPLVVKVDGRSRKGVVRR, from the coding sequence ATGACGGAGTCTTCCAGCCCCTCATCCGGGATTCTCATTCCTCCATTCGACCGGAAGTTTTTCAGCGGTGAGGAAACTCTGACTGCCATCGGAGAGGGGGAGCTTGGCGGAAAAGCCCACGGGCTTGCACAGATCAAGGACTTTATCTTCGAGCATTTCTCCCGTAAGCCTTTTCCCGATATTGTTGTCGATGTGCCCAGATTGACGGTCATCACCACCCGATATTTCGACCTCTTCATGGAACAGAACCGGCTCTACGACCTTGCCCTGACAGACCTTCCCGATGAACGTATGGCCCACCACTTTCTCAAAGCTGCCCTTCCCCCCGATCTTCTCGGAGACCTCCGTGCTTTGACAGAAAATCTGCATGTGCCGCTGGCCGTCCGTTCATCCAGTCTTCTGGAAGACAGTCTGGATTGTCCCTTTGCCGGCGTATACGAGACGAAAATGGTTCCCAACAATCAGTCTTCTTCCGATGAACGATTCCGGAAGCTTACGGAGGCCGTAAAGTTTGTCTATGCTTCCACCTTCTTCAATCAGGCCAAGGATTATATGCGGGCGACCGGAAATGCTCCCGAGTCAGAGAAGATGGCTGTGATTATCCAGGAAGTTGTCGGTCTCCGCCACGGGGACCGTTTCTATCCCAATCTGGCCGGTGTGGGCCGATCCTATAATTTCTATCCCTTTGGTCATGCGGAGCCCGAAGACGGAGTGGCCAACCTTGCCCTTGGGCTGGGAAAGAGCATCGTGGATGGAAGCCTGGTGTGGACCTATTCACCGGCCTATCCCAATACCGGCCCGCCCTTCAATTCCATCAACGACATGCTTAAGAATACGCAGACCACATTCTGGGCCGTCAACATGGGGAAACCGAAAACGTACAATCCGCTTCATGAAACCGAGTATCTGATCCAGTCCGATCTCTCGGAGGCCGAATATGACAATACGTTGAAATATGTGGCTTCCACGCTGGATCCGAAATCGGGCAGAATTTCGATCGGAACGGGAATGAAGGGACCCCGTATCATTAACTTTTCTCCCCTGTTGCAGGCGGAATTGATTCCCTTCAACGACCTTCTTCGTTCTGTCCTTGAGGTCTGTGAGTCCTCTACAGGCGCAAAAGTCGAAATCGAGTTTGCCATGACCTTCGATCGGGATCGAAAGGGTGCGGGAAGGTTCGGTCTTCTTCAGGTGCGTCCCATGGGGGTGTCCGACGAAATTGTCGAACTGGTAGATGAAGAATTCTCGGGAGATCGTGTTCTCCTTGCATCAGCCGCAGCGATGGGCAACGGAGTAGAACGATCCCTTCAGACCATTGTGTACGTCAAGCCCGATGGGTTTGATTTCAAATATACGGTTCGAGTCGCCCGGGAGCTGGAACAGGTCAACCGGGACCTGATTCTCAAAGGAGTCTCCTACCTCCTCATCGGATTCGGACGCTGGGGAAGCTCCGATTCCTGGCTGGGCATTCCGGTAAACTGGGGACAGATTTCCGGTTCCCGCGTGATTGTGGAAGCCACGTTTGCAGAACGTCCCGTGGATCTCAGCCAGGGATCCCACTTCTTTCATAATATTTCCAACCTCCAGGTTAAATATCTTTCAGTCCCGGCCGGCAGTGGAATCGATTGGGACTGGCTGAAATCTCAGCCCGCTGAATATGATGGTGAATTTGTTCGCTGTGTGACCCTGAGCGAGCCTCTGGTCGTCAAGGTGGATGGAAGATCCAGGAAAGGAGTGGTTCGACGATGA